A DNA window from Sylvia atricapilla isolate bSylAtr1 chromosome 6, bSylAtr1.pri, whole genome shotgun sequence contains the following coding sequences:
- the NUCB2 gene encoding nucleobindin-2: protein MKRLSVLPQQCLLLMTCVLMALEAVPIDIDKTKVKAEGHVEGEKVENADTGLYYDEYLRQVIDVLETDKHFREKLQTADIEEIKSGKLSRELDLVSHHVRTRLDELKRQEVARLRMLIKAKMDSVQDTGIDHQALLKQFEHLNHQNPDTFEPKDLDMLIKAATSDLENYDKTRHEEFKKYEMMKEHERREYLKTLDEEKRKREESKFEEMKKKHGDHPKVHHPGSKDQLKEVWEEADGLDPNEFDPKTFFKLHDVNNDGFLDEQELEALFTKELEKVYDPKNEEDDMVEMEEERLRMREHVMNEVDINKDRLVTLEEFLRATEKKEFLEPDSWETLDQQQLFTEDELKEFENHISQQEDELRKKAEELQKQKEELQRQHEQLQAQKQELQQVVKQMEQKKLQQGNPPAGPGGELKIQPPGEHKAGDAPQHPAGGDQPLPPGHVQEPAVRSDPVHP from the exons ATGAAGAGGTTATCTGTCCTGCCCCAACAGTGTCTTTTGCTGATGACATGTGTCCTAATGGCCTTGGAAGCTGTACCTATAGACATAGATAAGACAAAAGTCAAAGCAGAAGGCCATGTAGAAGGAGAGAAGGTAGAAAATGCA gatacAGGACTTTATTATGATGAATATCTCAGGCAAGTAATAGATGTCTTGGAGACTGATAAGCATTTCAGGGAGAAACTACAGACTGCTGACATAGAAGAAATAAAG AGTGGAAAGCTAAGCAGAGAGCTTGATTTAGTAAGCCACCATGTGAGAACACGGCTGGATGAACTAAAAAGACAAGAGGTAGCAAGATTAAGAATGTTAATTAAAGCTAAAATGGATTCTGTTCAAG ACACTGGTATCGACCATCAGGCTCTCCTTAAGCAGTTTGAGCACCTGAACCATCAGAATCCTGACACCTTCGAACCTAAAGACTTGGATATGCTGATCAAAGCA GCTACAAGTGACCTGGAAAACTATGATAAGACTCGCCATGAGGAGTTTAAGAAATACGAGATGATGAAAGAACACGAGAGGAGAGAGTATTTAAAAACACTGgatgaagaaaagaggaagagagaagaatcCAAATttgaggaaatgaagaaaaaacatggaGATCACCCTAAAGTTCACCATCCT GGAAGCAAAGATCAACTGAAAGAGGTGTGGGAAGAAGCAGATGGACTAGATCCTAATGAATTTGACCCCAAAACGTTTTTCAAATTGCACG ATGTCAATAATGATGGTTTCCTGGATGAGCAAGAATTAGAAGCTCTATTTActaaagag TTAGAAAAAGTTTATGATCCCAAGAATGAAGAGGATGACATGGTTgagatggaagaagaaaggctgagaatgAGAGAACATGTAATGAATGAG GTTGACATCAACAAGGACCGGCTAGTGACTTTGGAAGAGTTCCTGCGAGctacagagaaaaaggaatttttggaGCCAGATAGCTGGGAG acACTAGATCAACAGCAGCTCTTCACTGAGGACGAGCTGAAGGAATTTGAAAATCAcatttcccagcaggaagaTGAACTTAGAAAGAAGGCAGAAGAActtcagaaacagaaggaagagcTACAGAGGCAGCACGAGCAGCTTCAGGCTCAGAAACAAGAGCTTCAACAG GTCGTAAAACAGATGGAACAAAAGAAACTACAGCAAGGAAATCCTCCTGCAGGACCAGGTGGAGAACTGAAAATCCAACCCC CTGGTGAGCACAAAGCCGGAGATGCACCACAACACCCAGCGGGAGGTGATCAGCCTTTACCACCAGGACACGTCCAAGAACCAGCTGTCAGAAGTGATCCAGTGCACCCTTAA
- the KCNJ11 gene encoding ATP-sensitive inward rectifier potassium channel 11 has translation MLSRKGIIPEEYVLTRLAEDVPDHARYRARERRARFVGKNGACNVAHKNIREQGRFLQDVFTTLVDLKWPHTLLIFTMSFLCSWLLFGMVWWLIAFAHGDLDHSTRLQREPAEAAAGSAGGFVPCVTSIHSFTSAFLFSIEVQVTIGFGGRMVTEECPAAILVLIVQNIVGLVINAIMLGCIFMKTSQAHRRAETLIFSKHAVIALREGRLCFMLRVGDLRKSMIISATIRMQVVKKTASLEGEVVPLNQIDIQMENPVGGNSIFLVSPLIIYHVIDKNSPLYDISPTNLHHHEDLEIIVILEGVVETTGITTQARTSYLADEILWGQRFVPIVAEEDGRYSVDYSKFGNTVKVPTPSCTARQLEEDKSIMDTMPLSPKGTIRKRSVKLKPKFTISEEPS, from the coding sequence ATGCTCTCCAGGAAGGGGATCATCCCCGAGGAGTACGTGCTGACCCGGCTGGCCGAGGATGTGCCGGATCACGCCCGGTACCGCGCGCGGGAGAGGCGGGCGCGCTTCGTGGGCAAGAACGGCGCCTGCAACGTGGCCCATAAGAACATCCGCGAGCAGGGGCGCTTCCTGCAGGACGTCTTCACCACCCTGGTGGACCTCAAGTGGCCGCACACGCTGCTCATCTTcaccatgtccttcctgtgcagCTGGCTGCTCTTCGGCATGGTGTGGTGGCTCATCGCCTTCGCCCACGGGGACCTGGACCACAGCACCCGGCTGCAGCGGGAgccggcggaggcggcggcgggctCGGCGGGCGGCTTCGTGCCCTGCGTGACCAGCATCCACTCCTTCACCTCCgccttcctcttctccatcGAGGTGCAGGTGACCATCGGCTTCGGGGGCCGCATGGTGACGGAGGAGTGCCCGGCCGCCATCCTGGTGCTGATCGTGCAGAACATCGTGGGGCTGGTGATCAACGCCATCATGCTGGGCTGCATCTTCATGAAGACGTCGCAGGCCCACCGGCGGGCCGAGACCCTCATCTTCAGCAAGCACGCGGTGATCGCCCTGCGGGAGGGCAGGCTCTGCTTCATGCTGCGCGTGGGCGACCTCCGCAAGAGCATGATCATCAGTGCCACCATCCGCATGCAGGTGGTGAAGAAGACGGCCAGCCTGGAGGGGGAGGTGGTGCCCCTCAACCAGATCGACATCCAGATGGAGAACCCCGTGGGGGGCAACAGCATCTTCCTGGTGTCCCCGCTCATCATCTACCACGTGATCGACAAGAACAGCCCGCTGTACGACATCTCCCCCACGAACCTTCACCACCACGAGGACCTGGAGATCATCGTCATCTTGGAAGGCGTGGTGGAGACCACCGGCATCACCACCCAGGCCAGGACCTCCTACCTGGCGGATGAAATCCTCTGGGGCCAGAGGTTCGTGCCCATCGTGGCCGAGGAGGATGGGCGATACTCGGTGGACTACTCTAAGTTTGGCAACACGGTGAAAGTGCCCACCCCCTCGTGCACTgccaggcagctggaggaggacaAGAGCATTATGGACACCATGCCACTGTCCCCCAAAGGCACAATTAGGAAGAGGTCTGTCAAGCTAAAGCCCAAGTTTACCATAAGCGAAGAGCCTTCCTGA